The sequence below is a genomic window from Salicibibacter cibarius.
AACCACTCTGCACTAGTACAGCCTGTCGAAAATAAGCGGTCACACCGACGATCGGAAGACCGGATTAGGGCTTCAAACTGGGGTCAGTGATCGATTGGATTAAACCGCCACAGCCACGAGTTAAGGTATCAAAGGCTATCGTCAATGACCGAATGGTTTCTTGCGAAGCAGGCTCCCCGGTCTCCATGAAACAGTTCATGGCGACCGAACACGAAAGCCAATCGCTCGTTCGGTCGCCATGAGGCAGCCATGACGACCGAAGTCTTTCTGATACAAGCCTTTTCGGTCACCATGAAGCGGCTATGACGCCCGAACGCTTTCGATTCAGGCCATTACGGTCGTCATAAAACGGTTATGGCGACCGAACACGAGAACCGACCGCTTTTTCGGTCGCCATGACGCGGTAAATTGTCCGTTAGGGAGCCAGAAGCGTTGCTGACCGAAATTCTTCCAACTGTCTCCATGATTGGTTAATTAAGCCACCTTGCACTAGTTTTTTGGCACAAGCCCGTTCTCCAGTATTTGCACAATCCTTTCCGTCTCAATTTCTTCTGAATCCCAATCCGCTTCCGGAAGGAGAACATAACGCGCTACAATATATGACAGGATTGACGATGCAATCGTACGGATAATCGTTTTCTGATCCATTTCAACCAGCTGTCCTTTGTCTTGATAATATTTGATTATTTGCCCTATCTTCTCAAAAATATCTTTTCCGATATATTCAATAAATTGCTCTTTCAATTCCGGATGGAAAGGAATTTCCTGAATTAATATGCGTAACATTGGCAAATTATTTTGGATAAATGCTTTTCTATTGTCAATCATTGCACGAACCAAGTCCTGAAAATATTCAAATTCCTGGTCAAGCACTTTATCCAAATCTTTTTTGATCATTGGCGCAAACAGCTTCATCGTCATCGGTGAAACAATCGCCATCAATAAACCTTTTTTCGATTTAAAATGCTTGAAGATCGTCCCCTCTGACACGCTAGCTTTATGTGCAATTTCATTTGTGGATGTTCCAGCATAGCCTTTTTCCGCGAACAATTCTGTTGCTGTCTCTATAATCGCTATTTGTTTTTTCGTTAATTTCGGTTCATTATTTGTCATTATATCTCGCCTTTTATCGCATTAAACATTTCATTACATCTACGATACAGGATAAAGAGGATCCTTATCGTTAGATTTCGTGTCATACTCATATTGTATAGAAACATTTGTGAACGATCAAATTGTGACCGTCAATCGATGCTGACAAGCCCCGATTTTAAGAATGCGCTTTTTGCTCACTTGCTAATTTTTTATTTTTGGAAATAAAAAATCACATTCTACCATTGATACATGCGGCTGATAAATGGTTCAAGAATCTTAGCCATATCATCACCCGTTACTTTTCTTAATGCTGGTCTGCAAAAAGCCACCAATATAATGTACCGAGAAAGCCTAGCAAACTTGTAATACCGATGATCATTAAACTGCTCCAACTGATGATGGTTTCTCCAGTTAATCCACTGTAAAGTGCCGGTACCGCCCATGGAAAATAGTCACCGTAACCTACAGCTGCAATAACTTGGGAAAAAATGAGTGTAATAATGACAAAGCCTACCGGTGCTAAATATCCACGACTATAACTTGCAAAGAAAGCAACAGGAGTATTTAGAACGATCGTTAACATGGTAACGATTAGTATCGCATAAAGACTCTCCATCACGATGGCTGAAGACCATTGCGGGAGTCCTACGATCCCCCCAATAAAAAAACCGACAGTTACGATATAGGCACTTAATGCTATGTTTATAATAAATGATGCTAAAAATTTTGATATAACAATCACTGCTCTTGAATAAGGAAGAGTCAGGAGGTCTTTTACAGTGTTATCAACGTACTCTCTTCCAAATATCCAACTTGTAACAAAACCAAAAACGAAAATACCGCCTACTGCAATCATTTGGGCATGTAAATCTAAATAAGACTGCCAATTAGCCTCTCCTGCAACTTGCGCTTGATCCCCGACTAATCCGGTACTTTCCGCAAGTGCTGGATCTTTTAATACGAACATAAAAAAGCCAGCCATTAGCGGA
It includes:
- a CDS encoding TetR/AcrR family transcriptional regulator; the protein is MTNNEPKLTKKQIAIIETATELFAEKGYAGTSTNEIAHKASVSEGTIFKHFKSKKGLLMAIVSPMTMKLFAPMIKKDLDKVLDQEFEYFQDLVRAMIDNRKAFIQNNLPMLRILIQEIPFHPELKEQFIEYIGKDIFEKIGQIIKYYQDKGQLVEMDQKTIIRTIASSILSYIVARYVLLPEADWDSEEIETERIVQILENGLVPKN
- a CDS encoding ABC transporter permease; the protein is MKYFLVTLHMEGFKIIKSKVIWIIAAAFSIAPLMAGFFMFVLKDPALAESTGLVGDQAQVAGEANWQSYLDLHAQMIAVGGIFVFGFVTSWIFGREYVDNTVKDLLTLPYSRAVIVISKFLASFIINIALSAYIVTVGFFIGGIVGLPQWSSAIVMESLYAILIVTMLTIVLNTPVAFFASYSRGYLAPVGFVIITLIFSQVIAAVGYGDYFPWAVPALYSGLTGETIISWSSLMIIGITSLLGFLGTLYWWLFADQH